The DNA sequence AACCACGGGGATCGGAGGCCGGTCGGATTTCCGGCAGCGCGATGCGCAGGCGGCCGGGCTGGAGGAGCTGGATGCCCTCGCCGGTGGTGTCGCCTTGGACGTGGGCGATGTCGTCGGCGAGGGCTTCTTGTGCGAACTCCCAGGCTGCGCGCCCCAAGAGAGCGCGCTAGCTCCCAGCCCGCGTGGGGCTGGAGCCGACAGCGTCGTGTCGGGTGTTCATCGGTCTTGGGCCACCAGCGCCGTCAGATCGAGGAGCCGGTGCGTGTAGCCCCATTCGTTGTCGTACCAGCCGAAGACCTTGGCCAGGGTGCCGTGGACCTGGGTGAGGGCGGGATCGAAGACGCAGGAGGACGGGTCGCCGATGACGTCGCGGGAGACGATGGGGGCCTTCGACACGCGCAGGATGCCGCGCAGCGGGCCGTCGGCGGCTTCGGCGAAGGCCGCGTTGATCTCCTCGGCGGTCGTCTCTCGGGCCAGGACCACGGCGAGGTCGGTGAGGGAGCCGTCCTCCACGGGCACGCGGACCGCGATCCCGTCCAGGGCACCCGCGAGCTCGGGGACCACGAGGCCCACGGCCCGGGCCGCGCCGGTGCTGGTGGGAATGATGCTGAGGGCCGCCGAGCGGGCCCTGCGCAGGTCCTTGTGCGGGCCGTCGAGCAGGGCCTGGTCGTTGGTGTAACCGTGGATGGTGGTCATCACGCCGCGCTCGACGCCGAAGCGCTCGTGCAGCACCTTGACCATTGGTGCGACGCAGTTGGTGGTGCAGGAGGCCGCCGAGACGATCCTGTCGCGTCGGCGGTCGTAGGCGTCGTCGTTGACGCCGAGCACGATGGTGGCGTCCACGTCCTTGCCGGGCGCGGACAGCAGCACGGTGTGGGCACCCGCCTTCAGATGCAGCTCGGCGGAGGCGCGGTCGCGGAAGCGGCCGGTGGACTCGATGACGATGTCGACGCCGTGATCGCCCCAGCGCAGGGCGGACGGGTCGCGTTCGGCGGTGACGGCTGTCCGCCTGCCGTCGACGGTGATCGACGTGTCGTCGTAGGAGACCGCGCGGCCGATGCGCCCGAACGTCGAGTCGTACTCCAGCAGATGCGCCAGCGTGGCGGGCGGCGCGATGTCGTTGACAGCGACCACGTCGATGTCCTGCGTGCCCGCTTCGGCGCGGTCGAGGGCCGCGCGGAGATAGGTGCGGCCGATGCGGCCGAAGCCGTTGATGCCGACGCGTACGGTCATGGTGGTGCGCTCCTTCGCGGATCGGGTCTTCTCAGGGCTTCAGCTGGTCCAGGTCCACTCGGCGACCTCCGGCAGGTCGGTGCCGTGTTCGCGGATCCAGGCGTGGTGGCGGGTGCGG is a window from the Streptomyces spectabilis genome containing:
- the gap gene encoding type I glyceraldehyde-3-phosphate dehydrogenase gives rise to the protein MTVRVGINGFGRIGRTYLRAALDRAEAGTQDIDVVAVNDIAPPATLAHLLEYDSTFGRIGRAVSYDDTSITVDGRRTAVTAERDPSALRWGDHGVDIVIESTGRFRDRASAELHLKAGAHTVLLSAPGKDVDATIVLGVNDDAYDRRRDRIVSAASCTTNCVAPMVKVLHERFGVERGVMTTIHGYTNDQALLDGPHKDLRRARSAALSIIPTSTGAARAVGLVVPELAGALDGIAVRVPVEDGSLTDLAVVLARETTAEEINAAFAEAADGPLRGILRVSKAPIVSRDVIGDPSSCVFDPALTQVHGTLAKVFGWYDNEWGYTHRLLDLTALVAQDR